A portion of the Burkholderia pseudomultivorans genome contains these proteins:
- a CDS encoding class I adenylate-forming enzyme family protein, which yields MTSSIRCAAPPDVDTLLAALPARIADLPARRAAQAPAHPALIEDARRLSYGELSQAVDAAAARLAALGVRGGDRVMIVAENSVAQIVLLLATARIDAWALVSNARLSAGELDAIAAHARPRLIAFATETSADARAHAARHDATPADALPIDIGAWSHRIDADAPAEAVAADGAAQCAALIYTTGTTGSPKGVMLSHRNLLFIAAMSSTLRRVSPDDLVYTVLPVSHVYGLASVCLGSLYAGATLRLAPRFAPEAVRVALADEGVTIFQGVPAMHAKLLEHLHTHGHAWRAPRLRFAYSGGSPLDADLKARVERVYGVPLHNGYGMTESSPTITQTPLDAPRTDCSVGVPIPGVEMRVVAPDGSDVPRSEVGEILVRGPNVMLGYYRNPDATRAAVSPDGWLSTGDLARQDADGAVTIAGRSKELIIRSGFNVYPVEVEQVLNAHPDVVQAAVVGRAVEGNEEVLAFVELAPGAAATETTLHAWCAERLAPYKRPAQIRVLDALPAASTGKVLKHKLRELA from the coding sequence ATGACTTCGTCCATTCGTTGCGCCGCGCCGCCCGACGTCGACACGCTGCTGGCCGCGCTGCCGGCCCGCATCGCCGACCTGCCCGCACGCCGGGCCGCACAAGCACCCGCGCATCCCGCGCTGATCGAGGACGCGCGGCGCCTGTCTTACGGCGAGCTGTCGCAGGCCGTCGATGCGGCCGCCGCGCGGCTCGCGGCGCTCGGCGTGCGCGGCGGCGACCGCGTGATGATCGTCGCGGAAAACAGCGTCGCGCAGATCGTGCTGCTGCTCGCCACCGCGCGGATCGACGCATGGGCGCTGGTGTCGAATGCGCGGCTGTCGGCCGGCGAGCTCGATGCGATCGCCGCGCACGCGCGCCCGCGGCTGATCGCGTTCGCAACCGAAACCTCGGCCGATGCGCGCGCGCATGCGGCACGCCACGACGCGACGCCCGCGGACGCGCTGCCGATCGACATCGGCGCGTGGTCGCACCGGATCGATGCCGACGCGCCCGCCGAAGCGGTGGCCGCCGACGGCGCCGCGCAGTGCGCAGCGCTGATCTACACGACCGGCACGACGGGTTCGCCGAAGGGCGTGATGCTGTCGCATCGCAACTTGCTGTTCATTGCGGCGATGTCGAGCACGCTGCGGCGCGTGTCGCCCGACGACCTCGTCTATACGGTGCTGCCCGTGTCGCACGTGTACGGGCTCGCGTCCGTGTGTCTCGGCAGTCTTTACGCCGGCGCGACGCTGCGGCTCGCACCGCGTTTCGCGCCGGAGGCCGTGCGCGTCGCGCTCGCCGACGAGGGCGTCACGATCTTCCAGGGCGTGCCCGCGATGCACGCGAAGCTGCTCGAGCATCTGCACACGCACGGCCACGCATGGCGCGCGCCGCGCCTGCGCTTCGCGTATTCGGGCGGCTCGCCGCTCGACGCCGACCTGAAGGCGCGCGTCGAGCGCGTGTACGGCGTGCCGCTGCACAACGGTTACGGCATGACCGAAAGCAGCCCGACGATCACGCAGACGCCGCTCGACGCGCCGCGCACCGACTGCTCGGTCGGCGTGCCGATTCCCGGCGTCGAAATGCGCGTGGTCGCGCCGGACGGCAGCGACGTGCCGCGCAGCGAGGTCGGCGAGATCCTCGTGCGCGGGCCGAACGTGATGCTCGGCTACTACCGCAATCCGGACGCGACGCGCGCGGCCGTCTCGCCGGACGGCTGGCTGAGTACCGGCGATCTCGCGCGGCAGGACGCCGACGGCGCGGTGACGATCGCCGGGCGCAGCAAGGAGCTGATCATCCGCTCGGGCTTCAACGTCTATCCGGTCGAGGTCGAGCAGGTGCTGAACGCGCATCCGGACGTCGTGCAGGCAGCGGTCGTCGGCCGCGCGGTCGAGGGCAACGAGGAAGTGCTCGCGTTCGTCGAACTGGCGCCGGGCGCCGCCGCGACCGAGACGACGCTGCACGCGTGGTGCGCGGAACGGCTCGCGCCGTACAAGCGCCCCGCGCAGATCCGCGTGCTCGATGCGCTGCCGGCCGCATCGACGGGCAAGGTGCTGAAGCACAAGCTGCGCGAGCTCGCGTAA
- the xerD gene encoding site-specific tyrosine recombinase XerD has translation MNEPLLSPETDDDAIAASPALLASRASIDAFCDALWLEHGLARNTLDAYRRDLVLFSRWLAATHDAPLDLADETMVTGYIAARSDGKATSSNRRLSVFRRYYGWAVREHRASADPTLRITSAKQAARFPSTLSEAQVEALLGAPDIATPLGLRDRTMLELMYASGLRVSELVTLKTVEVGLNEGVVRVMGKGSKERLVPFGEVAHGWIERYLRDARPALLGARAADALFVTARGDGMTRQQFWNIIKRHAQQADVRAHLSPHTLRHAFATHLLNHGADLRVVQLLLGHSDISTTQIYTHVARERLRTLHAQHHPRG, from the coding sequence ATGAACGAACCGCTGCTGTCCCCCGAAACCGACGACGACGCGATCGCGGCCTCGCCCGCGCTGCTCGCGAGCCGCGCGTCGATCGACGCCTTCTGCGACGCGCTGTGGCTCGAGCACGGGCTCGCGCGCAATACGCTCGATGCGTACCGGCGCGATCTGGTGCTGTTTTCCCGATGGCTCGCGGCGACCCACGATGCGCCGCTCGACCTGGCCGACGAAACGATGGTGACCGGCTACATCGCCGCGCGCAGCGACGGCAAGGCGACCTCGTCGAACCGGCGGCTGTCGGTGTTCCGTCGCTATTACGGCTGGGCCGTGCGCGAGCATCGCGCGAGCGCCGACCCGACGCTGCGGATCACGTCCGCGAAGCAGGCCGCGCGCTTCCCGTCGACGCTGTCGGAGGCGCAGGTCGAGGCGCTGCTCGGCGCGCCGGACATCGCGACGCCGCTCGGCCTGCGCGACCGCACGATGCTGGAGCTGATGTATGCGAGCGGGTTGCGCGTGAGCGAGCTGGTCACGCTGAAGACGGTGGAGGTCGGGCTCAACGAAGGCGTCGTGCGCGTGATGGGCAAGGGCTCGAAGGAGCGGCTCGTGCCGTTCGGCGAAGTCGCGCACGGCTGGATCGAGCGCTACCTGCGCGACGCGCGGCCCGCGCTGCTCGGCGCGCGCGCGGCCGATGCGCTGTTCGTGACCGCGCGCGGCGACGGAATGACGCGCCAGCAGTTCTGGAACATCATCAAGCGCCATGCGCAGCAGGCCGACGTGCGCGCGCACCTGTCGCCGCACACGCTGCGGCACGCGTTCGCGACGCACCTGCTGAACCACGGCGCGGACCTGCGCGTCGTGCAGTTGCTGCTCGGCCACAGCGACATCTCGACCACGCAGATCTATACGCACGTCGCGCGCGAGCGGCTGCGCACGCTGCACGCGCAGCATCACCCGCGCGGCTAG
- a CDS encoding methylated-DNA--[protein]-cysteine S-methyltransferase: protein MFNAVIDAPFGKVGIRTDAAAVREIVYLPESVKSVDPDTPLAKRAVRQIERYFERASARFDLPLADVGSAFQHRVWDVISDIPPGTVLTYGQVAKRIGSAPRAVGQACGANYFPLVIPCHRVVAAGGIGGFANHDDDGYYLKVKRWLLAHEGVPYR, encoded by the coding sequence ATGTTCAACGCAGTGATCGACGCGCCGTTCGGCAAGGTCGGCATCCGCACGGATGCCGCGGCGGTGCGCGAGATCGTCTATCTGCCCGAGTCGGTGAAGTCGGTCGACCCGGACACGCCGCTCGCGAAGCGCGCGGTCCGGCAGATCGAGCGTTATTTCGAGCGCGCGTCCGCGCGCTTCGACCTGCCGCTCGCCGACGTCGGCAGCGCGTTCCAGCATCGCGTGTGGGACGTGATCAGCGACATCCCGCCCGGCACCGTGCTGACCTACGGACAGGTCGCCAAGCGGATCGGCAGCGCGCCGCGCGCGGTCGGCCAGGCGTGCGGCGCGAACTACTTCCCGCTCGTGATCCCGTGCCATCGCGTCGTCGCAGCGGGCGGAATCGGCGGCTTTGCGAACCACGACGACGACGGCTACTACCTGAAGGTCAAGCGCTGGCTGCTCGCACACGAAGGCGTGCCGTACCGATGA
- the queG gene encoding tRNA epoxyqueuosine(34) reductase QueG produces MNRLPELAASDRPSTRAEGAAPCALDDATLTALAARIRAWGRELGFGAIGISDTDLSDAEAGLAAWLEAGCHGEMDYMAKHGMKRARPAELVAGTRRVISARLAYLPAQTLAGDAPAVAAGALTPRDWRARERARLDDPQAAVVSIYARGRDYHKVLRNRLQTLAERIEHEIGAFGYRVFTDSAPVLEVELAQKAGVGWRGKHTLLLQRDAGSLFFLGEIYVDIPLPTDAQSSPDAAPESPGAHCGSCTRCIDACPTGAIVEPYRVDARRCISYLTIELKGSIPEPLRPLIGNRVYGCDDCQLVCPWNKFAQAAPVADFDVRHGLDRATLVELFGWDADTFETRMQGSAIRRIGHESWLRNLAVGLGNALRAPAGQLAPAAREAIVAALRARADDSSPVVREHVEWALRAA; encoded by the coding sequence ATGAACCGATTACCGGAACTCGCCGCATCCGACAGACCTTCGACCCGAGCCGAAGGGGCGGCACCGTGCGCGCTCGACGATGCGACGTTGACTGCGCTCGCCGCGCGCATCAGGGCGTGGGGGCGCGAATTGGGTTTCGGGGCGATCGGCATCAGCGACACCGATCTCTCGGATGCCGAAGCAGGGCTCGCCGCCTGGCTGGAAGCCGGTTGCCACGGCGAGATGGATTATATGGCCAAACATGGGATGAAACGTGCGCGGCCGGCCGAACTTGTGGCCGGTACGCGACGCGTGATTTCCGCGCGGCTCGCGTATCTGCCGGCCCAGACGCTCGCCGGCGACGCCCCCGCCGTCGCCGCCGGCGCGCTCACGCCGCGCGACTGGCGCGCGCGGGAACGGGCGCGGCTCGACGATCCGCAGGCGGCCGTCGTGTCGATCTACGCGCGCGGCCGCGACTATCACAAGGTGCTGCGCAATCGCCTGCAGACGCTCGCGGAGCGCATCGAGCACGAGATCGGCGCGTTCGGCTATCGCGTGTTTACCGATTCGGCGCCGGTGCTCGAGGTCGAGCTTGCGCAGAAGGCCGGCGTCGGCTGGCGCGGCAAGCACACGCTGCTGCTGCAGCGCGACGCCGGCTCGCTGTTCTTCCTCGGCGAAATCTACGTCGACATCCCGCTGCCGACCGATGCGCAGAGCTCGCCCGACGCGGCACCCGAGTCACCCGGCGCGCACTGCGGCAGCTGCACGCGCTGCATCGACGCGTGCCCGACCGGCGCGATCGTCGAGCCGTACCGCGTCGATGCGCGCCGCTGCATTTCCTACCTGACGATCGAACTGAAAGGCAGCATCCCCGAGCCGCTGCGGCCGCTGATCGGCAATCGCGTGTACGGCTGCGACGACTGCCAGCTCGTCTGTCCGTGGAACAAGTTCGCGCAGGCCGCGCCGGTCGCCGATTTCGACGTGCGGCACGGCCTCGATCGCGCGACGCTGGTCGAGCTGTTCGGCTGGGACGCCGACACCTTCGAGACGCGGATGCAGGGCAGCGCGATCCGGCGCATCGGCCATGAAAGCTGGCTGCGCAATCTCGCGGTCGGGCTCGGCAATGCGCTGCGCGCGCCGGCCGGGCAGCTTGCGCCGGCTGCGCGCGAGGCGATCGTCGCGGCGCTGCGGGCGCGGGCCGACGATTCGTCGCCGGTCGTGCGCGAGCATGTCGAATGGGCGCTGCGTGCCGCGTGA
- the tsaE gene encoding tRNA (adenosine(37)-N6)-threonylcarbamoyltransferase complex ATPase subunit type 1 TsaE encodes MPATPSHPSHAAALPAPLETRVIALADEAATEAFGIRFAHALDAARAELARAHAFDGLQIQLVGDLGAGKTSLVRAILRGLGHAGRVRSPTYTLVEPYALERDDGELEVYHFDLYRFNDPAEWSDAGFREYFNSSAICLVEWPQQAGTLLGVPDLVFSLDVDGDGRALTVRAYSASGKACLERC; translated from the coding sequence ATGCCAGCCACGCCCAGCCACCCGTCTCATGCCGCCGCGCTGCCCGCCCCGCTCGAAACGCGCGTGATCGCGCTCGCCGACGAAGCGGCGACCGAGGCGTTCGGCATCCGCTTCGCGCACGCGCTCGACGCCGCACGCGCCGAACTCGCGCGCGCGCACGCGTTCGACGGGCTGCAGATCCAGCTCGTCGGCGATCTCGGCGCGGGCAAGACCTCGCTCGTGCGTGCGATCCTGCGCGGTCTCGGCCATGCGGGGCGCGTGCGCAGCCCGACCTATACGCTCGTCGAGCCGTATGCGCTCGAACGCGACGATGGGGAACTCGAGGTCTATCACTTCGATCTGTATCGATTCAACGATCCGGCCGAATGGTCCGACGCAGGCTTTCGCGAGTATTTCAATTCCAGCGCGATCTGTCTGGTCGAATGGCCGCAACAGGCGGGGACGCTGCTCGGCGTGCCCGATCTGGTCTTCTCGCTCGACGTGGATGGCGACGGCCGCGCCCTCACCGTCCGGGCGTACAGCGCTTCAGGAAAGGCATGTCTCGAAAGATGTTGA
- a CDS encoding N-acetylmuramoyl-L-alanine amidase → MSRKMLIKPFRSIESAATATHNWRRRQILCAGASTLVLGLVAPRLAHASSVLGVRVWPARDYTRVTIESDQPLQNSQQLLQGPDRLVVDLTGLDLDQALRDLVSKIAPNDPQIQSVRVGQYQPHVVRMVFDLKGSVKPQVFTLPPVGTYKYRLVFDLYPAVAPDPLTDLIAQTERKEQALNDAARAQQMQPPTALNGPTPPPVAGNDNSDAFFQRFAQNTPATPHAPPAAAAPSAPAKPAVKPPPVIARRDDSDDDGDTYKFTAPKSGKGGTVRLLTVAIDPGHGGEDPGAIGGGGTYEKHIALDIAKKLRAKIDGAPNMRAMMTRDADFFVPLNVRVQKARRVGADLFVSIHADAFTTPSARGSSVFALSDHGASSAAARWLANKENSSDLIGGINIKTQDAAVSRALFDMSTTAQIRDSLRYGGYVLKEVGGINKLHKGSVEQAGFAVLKAPDIPSILVETAFISNPDEERKLNDDSYRDQMADAIFRGIKRYFAANPPLAKNRMA, encoded by the coding sequence ATGTCTCGAAAGATGTTGATCAAACCGTTCCGCTCGATCGAATCGGCGGCCACCGCGACGCACAACTGGCGGCGCCGCCAGATCCTGTGCGCGGGCGCGTCGACGCTGGTGCTCGGTCTCGTCGCGCCGCGGCTCGCGCACGCGTCGTCGGTGCTCGGCGTGCGCGTCTGGCCCGCGCGCGATTACACGCGCGTGACGATCGAATCTGACCAGCCGCTGCAGAATAGCCAGCAGCTGCTGCAGGGCCCCGACCGCCTCGTCGTCGACCTGACCGGCCTCGATCTCGACCAGGCGCTGCGCGACCTCGTGTCGAAGATCGCGCCGAACGATCCGCAGATCCAGTCGGTGCGCGTCGGCCAGTATCAGCCGCACGTGGTGCGGATGGTGTTCGACCTGAAAGGCTCGGTGAAGCCGCAGGTATTCACGCTGCCGCCGGTGGGCACCTACAAGTACCGGCTCGTGTTCGACCTGTATCCGGCCGTCGCGCCCGATCCGCTGACCGACCTGATCGCGCAGACGGAACGCAAGGAACAGGCGCTCAACGACGCGGCGCGCGCGCAGCAGATGCAGCCGCCCACCGCGCTGAACGGCCCGACCCCGCCGCCCGTCGCGGGCAACGACAACAGCGACGCATTCTTCCAGCGCTTCGCGCAGAACACGCCGGCCACGCCGCATGCGCCGCCGGCCGCGGCCGCGCCGTCGGCCCCCGCGAAGCCGGCCGTCAAGCCGCCGCCCGTGATCGCGCGCCGCGACGACAGCGACGACGACGGCGACACCTACAAGTTCACCGCACCGAAATCCGGCAAGGGCGGCACCGTGCGCCTGCTGACCGTCGCGATCGATCCGGGCCACGGCGGCGAGGATCCGGGCGCGATCGGCGGCGGCGGTACGTACGAGAAGCACATCGCGCTCGACATCGCGAAGAAGCTGCGCGCGAAGATCGACGGCGCGCCGAACATGCGCGCGATGATGACGCGCGACGCCGACTTCTTCGTGCCGCTGAACGTGCGCGTGCAGAAGGCGCGCCGCGTCGGCGCGGACCTGTTCGTGTCGATCCACGCGGATGCGTTCACGACGCCGTCCGCGCGCGGCTCGTCGGTATTCGCGCTGTCGGACCACGGCGCATCGAGCGCCGCGGCGCGCTGGCTGGCGAACAAGGAAAACTCGTCGGACCTGATCGGCGGCATCAACATCAAGACGCAGGACGCCGCCGTGAGCCGCGCGCTGTTCGACATGTCGACCACCGCGCAGATCCGCGATTCGCTGCGCTACGGCGGCTACGTGCTGAAGGAAGTCGGCGGCATCAATAAGCTGCACAAGGGCTCGGTCGAGCAGGCCGGGTTCGCGGTGCTGAAGGCGCCCGACATTCCGTCGATCCTGGTCGAGACCGCGTTCATCAGCAACCCGGACGAAGAGCGCAAGCTCAACGACGACAGCTATCGCGACCAGATGGCCGACGCGATCTTCCGCGGCATCAAGCGCTATTTCGCTGCCAATCCGCCGCTCGCGAAGAACCGGATGGCCTGA
- a CDS encoding EamA family transporter: protein MAPKDLLLALVVILAWGVNFVVIKVGLHGMPPMLLGALRFTLAAVPAVFFVRRPQIPWRLLLLYGATIQLGQFVFLFTGMYVGMPAGLASLVLQSQAFFTLVFAMLFLGERLRVQNLVGLAIAAAGLVVIASQGGRAMTLAGFLLTICSAAMWAIGNIVTKKVGNANLVSLVVWASLVPPVPFFLLSLWFEGPQRIASALAGLDGASIFAVVYLAFVATLLGYGLWSRLMSRYPAAQVAQFSLLVPIVGLASSALLLDEHLTRAQVLGAALVMGGLAVNVFGGKLIRRFAAS from the coding sequence ATGGCCCCGAAGGACTTGTTGCTGGCGCTGGTCGTGATCCTCGCGTGGGGCGTGAACTTCGTCGTGATCAAGGTCGGCCTGCACGGGATGCCGCCGATGCTGCTCGGCGCGCTGCGCTTCACGCTCGCGGCCGTGCCCGCGGTGTTCTTCGTGCGCCGGCCGCAGATCCCGTGGCGCCTGCTGCTGCTGTACGGCGCGACCATCCAGCTCGGCCAGTTCGTGTTCCTGTTCACCGGCATGTACGTCGGGATGCCGGCCGGCCTCGCGTCGCTCGTGCTGCAGTCGCAGGCGTTCTTCACGCTCGTGTTCGCGATGCTGTTCCTCGGCGAGCGGCTGCGCGTGCAGAACCTGGTCGGCCTGGCGATTGCGGCGGCCGGCCTCGTCGTGATCGCGTCGCAGGGCGGCCGCGCGATGACGCTGGCCGGTTTCCTGCTGACGATCTGCTCGGCCGCGATGTGGGCGATCGGCAATATCGTCACGAAAAAGGTCGGCAACGCGAATCTCGTGTCGCTGGTCGTGTGGGCGAGCCTCGTGCCGCCGGTGCCGTTCTTCCTGCTGTCGCTGTGGTTCGAAGGGCCGCAGCGGATCGCGTCCGCGCTCGCGGGGCTGGACGGCGCATCGATCTTCGCGGTCGTCTATCTCGCGTTCGTCGCGACGCTGCTCGGCTACGGGCTGTGGAGCCGCCTGATGTCGCGCTATCCGGCCGCGCAGGTCGCGCAGTTCTCGTTGCTGGTGCCGATCGTCGGGCTCGCGTCGTCGGCGCTGCTGCTCGACGAGCATCTGACGCGTGCGCAGGTGCTGGGCGCCGCGCTCGTGATGGGCGGCCTCGCGGTGAACGTGTTCGGCGGGAAGCTGATACGCCGCTTCGCGGCGTCGTGA
- a CDS encoding pirin family protein, translated as MTDPIKALLKPHVRDIGNLQVRRTLPALAARLVGPFIFFDHMGPAVLPAGTGLDVRPHPHIGLATVTYLFDGAILHRDSLGSRQEIVPGDVNWMTAGRGIVHSERTPDAQRASGHTVHGIQTWVALPRAHESVEPSFEHHPGATLPRRDEGGVSLTVIAGDAFGLVSPVTTFSRTLYVAAEFAAGGSIELDASHEERAVYVVDGDLAIDGTPVAAEQMAVLAPGAAVTLTSGSGARAMLLGGDKIDGERFIEWNFVASSREAIARAKEAWSRQEMGKVPGETEWIPLPEAKPR; from the coding sequence ATGACCGACCCGATCAAAGCCCTGCTGAAGCCGCACGTGCGCGACATCGGCAACCTGCAGGTGCGTCGCACGCTGCCCGCGCTCGCCGCGCGCCTCGTCGGCCCGTTCATCTTCTTCGACCACATGGGGCCCGCCGTGCTGCCGGCCGGCACCGGGCTCGACGTGCGCCCGCACCCGCATATCGGGCTCGCGACCGTCACCTATCTGTTCGACGGCGCGATCCTGCATCGCGACAGCCTCGGCTCGCGGCAGGAAATCGTGCCGGGCGACGTGAACTGGATGACGGCCGGCCGCGGCATCGTCCATTCGGAGCGCACGCCCGATGCGCAACGCGCGAGCGGCCACACGGTGCACGGCATCCAGACCTGGGTCGCGCTGCCGCGCGCGCACGAGAGCGTCGAACCGTCGTTCGAGCACCATCCGGGCGCGACGCTGCCCAGGCGCGACGAAGGCGGCGTGTCGCTGACGGTGATCGCCGGCGACGCGTTCGGGCTCGTCTCGCCCGTCACGACCTTCTCGCGCACGCTGTACGTCGCCGCCGAATTCGCGGCCGGCGGCAGCATCGAGCTCGACGCCTCGCACGAGGAACGCGCGGTCTACGTCGTCGACGGCGATCTCGCGATCGACGGCACGCCGGTGGCGGCCGAGCAGATGGCCGTGCTCGCGCCGGGCGCGGCCGTCACGCTGACGAGCGGCAGCGGCGCGCGCGCGATGCTGCTGGGCGGCGACAAGATCGACGGCGAGCGTTTCATCGAGTGGAATTTCGTCGCGAGCAGCCGCGAGGCGATCGCGCGCGCGAAGGAAGCCTGGAGCCGCCAGGAAATGGGCAAGGTGCCCGGCGAGACCGAGTGGATTCCGTTGCCGGAAGCGAAGCCGCGTTGA